From the Bdellovibrio reynosensis genome, one window contains:
- a CDS encoding Hsp70 family protein gives METLEICYLFQMNQDTFLSIDFGTSNSLVGAFHQGKRYEALSIDPSATDPTMMRTLLYFPNPDLCYYGSQAIQEYIEQDMEGRLFRSFKSHLPNKNYLGTVLDNRILTLETLIGVFLLELKKRAEKTLGVPVENAVVGRPARYSMDPVADGFALHRMQKAATFAGFKEVQFVPEPLAAAFDYRRQITSEKIVLIGDFGGGTSDFTLIKLRPENFNKEDVLAIDGCPLAGDALDSVFMSSKLNEYFGAKSRYRLPMGSNVLTMPPAITQRLNHPAHIVHLKEKETYEFIREVKKCSLAAKDAEAVERLFILIEDQQIFPFFENIEKTKRHLSSEEKAKFEFDYPGLEISESFSSFQFKELAAQTKEKIFASLDTCLSAAGVSPEQVDLVCLTGGTAKVPFIQKEFEQRFGGEKLQTQAHFHSVLSGLTESAKFWAHGQKVI, from the coding sequence GTGGAAACCCTTGAAATCTGTTATCTTTTTCAGATGAATCAAGACACCTTCCTATCCATCGATTTCGGCACAAGTAACTCGTTAGTAGGCGCTTTCCACCAAGGAAAGCGTTACGAAGCTTTAAGCATTGACCCCAGCGCCACCGATCCGACGATGATGCGAACTCTTTTATATTTTCCTAACCCTGATCTTTGTTACTACGGCAGCCAGGCGATTCAGGAATATATCGAGCAAGATATGGAAGGCCGACTTTTTCGATCGTTCAAGTCCCACTTGCCTAATAAGAATTATCTGGGAACAGTGCTAGACAATCGCATTCTTACTTTAGAAACGCTGATTGGCGTTTTTCTTTTAGAACTTAAAAAGCGCGCTGAAAAAACCTTAGGTGTACCCGTTGAAAACGCCGTGGTTGGCCGTCCAGCCAGATATTCGATGGATCCAGTGGCTGATGGTTTCGCCCTTCACCGTATGCAAAAGGCAGCAACCTTTGCCGGCTTTAAAGAAGTTCAATTTGTCCCAGAGCCTTTAGCTGCCGCGTTTGATTATCGCCGCCAAATCACTTCAGAAAAAATCGTTCTTATCGGCGATTTCGGTGGTGGTACTTCGGATTTTACTCTGATCAAACTGCGCCCAGAAAATTTTAATAAAGAAGACGTCTTAGCTATTGATGGTTGCCCATTAGCGGGTGATGCCCTTGATAGTGTTTTTATGAGCAGCAAATTAAATGAATATTTTGGCGCTAAGTCTCGCTATCGCCTGCCGATGGGAAGCAATGTTCTAACTATGCCCCCAGCGATCACGCAGCGTTTGAATCACCCAGCACACATCGTACACTTAAAAGAAAAAGAAACCTACGAGTTCATTCGCGAAGTTAAAAAGTGCTCGTTAGCCGCGAAAGATGCGGAGGCTGTTGAAAGATTATTTATCTTAATTGAAGATCAACAGATCTTTCCGTTTTTTGAAAACATCGAAAAAACGAAACGTCACCTTTCAAGCGAAGAAAAGGCGAAGTTTGAGTTTGATTATCCAGGATTAGAAATCAGTGAATCGTTTTCAAGCTTTCAATTTAAAGAACTTGCGGCGCAAACCAAAGAAAAGATCTTTGCTTCGCTTGATACCTGCTTAAGTGCAGCGGGCGTTTCCCCAGAACAGGTAGATTTAGTTTGTCTGACTGGCGGTACTGCGAAAGTACCATTTATCCAAAAAGAATTCGAACAAAGATTCGGCGGCGAAAAGCTGCAAACCCAAGCCCACTTCCATTCAGTCCTTTCAGGACTGACGGAATCTGCGAAATTTTGGGCTCACGGACAAAAAGTAATCTAG
- a CDS encoding class I SAM-dependent rRNA methyltransferase has product MTTVWRLRTGADKRIRSGHPWVFSNELAESPKGLPPGSAVELQDAKGAFLARGYGNPHSLIAFRALSFNSQDEEPTSLDFLQNKVLNSWKVRKAAGFRGSFRLAFGESDYIPGLVLDYYVVEQKGQKAQVFAAQLVTAGMNEALKNVEEFFKGLVEKAKAQGLSEFGWDKSAVVVRNDVNIRKLEGLNVEEPKVIKDLSDFDLTDVEILLNAATDSGLVHMSCDLKEGQKTGFFLDQTHNIHLAVELYKNWAMTQEKRKLRVLDLCCYVGHWSTQITRALKAAGFEVEVSLVDVSKSALAFAKKNAEREGAEVIVHEMDVSTGLGELPSTHYDIVIADPPAFIKSKKDIPIGKHAYLKMNTQAFRVVKKNGFVASCSCSGLLEEEEFRDAIRKASLRNFSEVRSVLRGGHAADHPTLMQFPEGFYLKMYVHYVI; this is encoded by the coding sequence ATGACGACCGTTTGGAGACTCCGCACTGGAGCTGATAAAAGAATTCGCAGTGGCCATCCGTGGGTGTTTTCAAATGAGCTTGCGGAAAGTCCAAAGGGTCTTCCACCGGGATCAGCGGTTGAGCTTCAAGATGCAAAAGGTGCATTCTTAGCAAGAGGTTACGGCAATCCCCATTCTTTGATTGCCTTCCGTGCACTTAGTTTTAATAGCCAAGATGAAGAGCCTACCAGTTTAGATTTCCTGCAAAACAAAGTTTTGAATTCTTGGAAAGTTCGCAAGGCGGCTGGATTTCGTGGTAGCTTCCGTTTGGCTTTCGGAGAGTCTGATTATATTCCTGGTTTAGTTTTAGACTACTACGTTGTTGAACAAAAAGGGCAGAAGGCGCAAGTCTTTGCCGCTCAATTGGTAACTGCGGGTATGAATGAAGCTTTAAAAAATGTTGAAGAATTCTTTAAGGGCTTAGTTGAAAAAGCAAAGGCTCAAGGTCTTTCAGAATTTGGTTGGGATAAATCCGCTGTCGTAGTTCGTAACGACGTTAACATCCGCAAACTTGAAGGTCTAAACGTTGAAGAGCCAAAAGTTATTAAAGATCTTTCTGACTTTGATTTAACCGATGTCGAAATTCTTTTAAATGCAGCAACTGATTCTGGCTTAGTCCACATGAGCTGTGATCTAAAGGAAGGTCAGAAGACTGGATTTTTTCTAGATCAAACCCACAATATTCATTTAGCTGTAGAGCTTTATAAAAACTGGGCAATGACTCAAGAAAAACGTAAATTACGTGTTTTAGACCTGTGTTGCTATGTTGGTCACTGGTCAACGCAAATTACGCGCGCTTTAAAGGCTGCGGGCTTTGAAGTGGAAGTGTCTTTGGTGGACGTTTCTAAATCAGCCTTGGCTTTTGCTAAGAAAAATGCGGAACGCGAAGGGGCTGAAGTGATCGTTCATGAAATGGACGTATCAACAGGCCTTGGCGAACTGCCAAGTACTCACTATGACATCGTGATCGCCGATCCTCCGGCATTTATTAAATCTAAAAAAGACATTCCTATTGGTAAGCACGCTTACCTTAAAATGAACACGCAAGCCTTCAGAGTGGTTAAAAAGAACGGCTTTGTCGCTTCTTGCTCTTGTTCTGGTTTGCTTGAAGAAGAAGAATTCCGTGATGCTATCAGAAAAGCTTCGTTAAGAAACTTTTCTGAAGTGCGCAGTGTACTTCGTGGTGGGCATGCGGCCGATCATCCGACCTTAATGCAATTCCCGGAAGGTTTTTACCTTAAGATGTACGTTCACTACGTAATCTAG
- a CDS encoding esterase-like activity of phytase family protein: MAKQILFLSTLLMTSVASAMTLQYLGETFLKTGMQFKSTNVGGLSAIVWTDNTLYSLSDDKGKAGEPRFYEFDLTIDKKTVGITPRAVHFITGIPDQAGKKQGLDPEGFVKLPGGDILISSEGNNDSKPREMPRIFRAGPSGAWKSDLPLADKYLPEATGQQKKGIQGNAAFESLTSFDGGRIVFATTESALQQDVIADHEAEGDWIRIIKYENKNQAGYQAVAEYPYRIEAFRDAQTGKELFRGVSEILAISETKLLVLERGVRIFSKTVWSNTVAIYLVDLAKASDVSGLQKLADGKFTGATKTKLLDFELDLTKERPGKAVQNFEALAWGPVLADGRKSLLVMADNNFSKKEITELLVFAVEGE; encoded by the coding sequence ATGGCAAAACAAATCCTGTTCCTTTCTACTTTGTTGATGACCTCTGTGGCATCAGCAATGACCCTTCAATATCTCGGTGAGACGTTTTTAAAAACTGGAATGCAGTTCAAAAGCACCAATGTCGGTGGATTATCAGCCATCGTTTGGACCGACAATACTTTGTATTCACTTTCTGATGATAAAGGCAAAGCAGGGGAGCCGCGCTTTTACGAATTTGATCTGACGATCGATAAAAAAACCGTCGGCATCACGCCACGGGCAGTTCACTTCATCACGGGAATTCCTGACCAGGCTGGAAAGAAGCAAGGACTTGATCCAGAAGGTTTTGTGAAACTTCCTGGTGGCGACATCTTAATTTCTTCAGAGGGTAATAACGATTCTAAACCGCGTGAGATGCCACGTATTTTCCGTGCGGGCCCGAGTGGAGCGTGGAAATCTGATCTGCCTCTTGCTGATAAATATTTACCTGAAGCCACTGGCCAACAGAAAAAGGGGATTCAAGGTAACGCTGCTTTTGAAAGCTTAACGTCTTTTGACGGTGGACGAATTGTTTTTGCCACTACCGAAAGCGCGTTACAGCAAGATGTGATCGCGGATCATGAAGCTGAAGGCGATTGGATTCGTATTATTAAATATGAAAATAAAAATCAGGCTGGTTACCAGGCGGTGGCAGAATACCCTTACCGTATCGAAGCCTTCAGAGATGCCCAAACCGGGAAAGAACTTTTCCGTGGGGTTTCAGAGATTTTAGCTATCAGTGAAACGAAGCTTTTAGTCCTAGAGCGTGGGGTCCGAATCTTTTCTAAGACCGTTTGGTCTAATACTGTGGCTATTTACCTGGTAGATCTTGCAAAAGCCTCTGATGTGAGCGGCCTTCAGAAGCTAGCTGATGGAAAATTTACGGGAGCCACTAAAACCAAATTGCTTGATTTCGAATTAGACCTTACTAAAGAACGCCCTGGTAAAGCTGTACAAAATTTTGAAGCTTTGGCCTGGGGGCCTGTTCTTGCTGACGGACGTAAAAGTTTGTTAGTGATGGCAGACAATAATTTTTCGAAAAAAGAAATCACAGAGCTTTTAGTTTTTGCTGTTGAAGGTGAGTAA
- a CDS encoding RlpA-like double-psi beta-barrel domain-containing protein, producing the protein MSGLTTISLRLVLLGALTVTVACGDMQGRINTEIESNDLASSNAIRTVEMVTEEDADELDELINNLLYKEAVASVVDFHAETTQKNKEEKEQAAAKPEPKQEPKVETPKAAEPKKEEVKPVVKEEPKKEEPKKEEPKKEQPKTIPAPQVKPTEGAGSVGGVASTVQKTPPKEDFEGPGKLKPTIYYFVVINEDKASKCDDRMGLHGQGGKKLLTVCKRTHKACALQGSCGVIQNGRMHYFNIIGRFQNQERFFEIEKGGCRYGYGVNSSCLDPFYTLAADLTIYKPGEVIFIPSVVGLELPDGSKHSGYFIIRDKGRGIIGRGRFDFYSGEYHWNDKKNNSLAKIGFADVTTNVPYYRVKGETAKAVLASRDFPRLPVNAVGSDK; encoded by the coding sequence ATGTCGGGACTTACTACCATTTCTCTCCGCTTGGTACTTTTGGGTGCTTTGACTGTGACGGTGGCTTGCGGTGATATGCAAGGACGTATTAATACTGAAATCGAGTCTAATGATTTGGCTAGCTCAAACGCTATTCGCACGGTCGAGATGGTGACCGAAGAGGACGCTGATGAGCTAGATGAGCTTATCAATAATTTACTTTACAAAGAAGCTGTTGCTTCAGTCGTAGATTTCCACGCAGAGACCACACAAAAAAATAAAGAAGAAAAAGAACAAGCTGCCGCTAAACCTGAACCAAAACAGGAACCCAAAGTAGAAACTCCTAAAGCCGCTGAACCAAAGAAAGAAGAAGTTAAGCCGGTAGTAAAAGAAGAACCTAAAAAAGAAGAACCTAAAAAAGAAGAGCCAAAAAAAGAACAACCAAAGACTATTCCTGCTCCGCAAGTAAAACCGACAGAGGGTGCTGGTTCTGTGGGTGGCGTTGCTTCGACTGTGCAAAAAACTCCGCCTAAGGAAGATTTCGAAGGCCCAGGTAAGTTAAAACCGACTATTTATTATTTCGTGGTGATCAACGAAGATAAAGCATCAAAGTGCGACGATAGAATGGGCTTGCACGGTCAGGGTGGTAAGAAGCTTTTAACTGTTTGCAAAAGAACCCATAAAGCTTGTGCTCTTCAAGGTTCGTGCGGTGTTATTCAAAATGGCAGAATGCACTACTTTAACATCATTGGCCGCTTTCAAAACCAAGAACGCTTTTTTGAAATCGAAAAGGGTGGCTGCCGTTATGGTTATGGCGTGAATAGTTCGTGCCTTGATCCTTTTTATACTTTGGCAGCGGACTTAACGATTTATAAACCAGGTGAAGTGATCTTTATTCCTTCAGTAGTAGGTTTGGAACTTCCGGATGGTTCTAAGCACAGTGGATATTTTATTATCCGCGATAAGGGTCGTGGCATCATTGGGCGTGGCCGTTTTGACTTCTATTCGGGTGAATATCACTGGAATGATAAGAAGAATAATTCTTTAGCGAAAATTGGTTTTGCGGATGTAACTACCAACGTGCCGTACTACAGAGTGAAAGGCGAAACAGCGAAAGCTGTTTTAGCTAGCCGTGATTTCCCGCGTTTGCCTGTAAATGCTGTCGGATCTGATAAATAA